The DNA sequence TAAGTTGTATTCAAACGAACTTAAAATTACCCACTTTTTCCCAGCAGCATTCTTAATAGCATTCCTCCTTCTGTTGCTAATACCTATAGTGAGTAAAACACTGTTTTTAGTAGGATTGGCTCTATTTATATTATACTTCTTACTAATTTTTGTTGGGTCAACTATAAAAAACAAAAGCCCGAAAGTTGGGCTACTATCAATCTTTGCTGTCATTACACAGTTTAGCGGTTATGGAAGTGGATTTATTGCAAACTTTGTACAACTATTGGTTCTCAAAAGAGAAAAATCATTGGTGTAATTTGAAAAGAAGTTAATCAGAAGTTAAGGAATTTGGAATAATATACTTCACCAAATGCTATACACTTAATACTAAACACCATACACTCCTCTCAACACTCCTTCATCCTCTCATCATATTTACTTCCCACGCTTGTGTGACTAGTATTAATTTTCTGTATCAGATTTTGTTTAATGGCATGGAAGCACAATAGGTGTAAATCCTCAGTCATTTCCATATCGTTTACAGGAATGTGAACGCATACATCAGCAATGACTTTTGCTTTACCTCCAGAAAAGCCAACAAAAGCGATTGTCTCAACCTTTTTTTCCTTTGCAAGATTTAAAGCCTTAAGTACATTTTCAGAGTTTCCACTACCTGAAATTCCAATTACCAAATCGCCAGATTTAATGAAGTTCTTAAGCTGCTCAACAAAAATATCATCATAGGAGATATCGTTGGCAATAGCCATTAATCCGGGGATATTATCGCTTAGGCAGATAATTCTCAATCGCTTCTCCATTCCAAAGGTTATACCTTTTAAATAATCTCCTGCAACATGCGAAGCGGTAGCAGAACTACCACCATTTCCAAAGATATAGATCATTCCACCACGATTATAGCAATCGGTTATAGACTGAACAACGGCTTCAAGCTCCGAAATATTGATTTTAGTAAGCGTATCGCTCACCTGATTGAAATACCCTTTATAATGATTATGCCCACTCATCGCCAAAATAAATTAATTTAGTTCCTTCGTTATCAAATTTAAAATCGAAATGCCTTGCTGGCATAGCGCTAATCAGCTTTTGCTGCAATTCCTTTGGACAGTAAAAAAGGATAAATCCTCCACCACCAGCTCCTAGTAATTTTCCACCAATAGCACCATTCTTTAAACCCAACTGGTAAAGATCTTCGATATGATTGTTGCTGATTTTTGATGCCAAACGCTGCTTTAACAACCAGTTCTGGTTAAGTAACAATCCAAACTCATCTAATGTTCCCTTATAAAGAACATCTTTTAGAACATCAACCAGCGCAACCATATCCTTTAGCACTGCAAATTTTTCGGCATTTCCAATATTATTCTTTTGCTCCACAAGAATCTCTGAAGCTTTCCTTTCGTTCCCAATATAAAAAAGTACAAGGTTTTCCTCAAGCTGATTGTAAACATCCTGCTTAAGATAAAGTGGTTCAACAGTAACTGTTTCATTTGCATTGAACCGAAAAATATTCAACCCGCCAAAAGCCGCTGCGTACTGATCCTGTTTCCCAATTGGTTCCTTAAGAATATCTATCTCCATTCGACAAGCTTCTTCGGCAAGCATCTCCTTTGAGGAGTATTGTCTTTTTATTGCATTTAAATTATGAAGCAAACCAACGGTAAATGCAGATGAAGAGCCCATGCCTGTACCAGCAGGAATATCGGCAATTGAGCTAACCTCAACACCACCCCTGATGTTTGCCATCCTCAGAGCTTCGCGGATTATCTCATGCTTAAGATCTTCGATATTCTGAACCGTTTCAGTTTGAGAATATTTTGCACGTATCTTGTCCTCCTCAAAGTATTTATGAGAGGAGATGTACATATATTTATTAATTGAGGTGCTGAGCACCGCACCCTGACTTTTTGAGTAAAAATCTCTAAGATCAGAGCCTCCTCCAACAAAACTAATTCTGAAAGGTGTACGGGTGATTATCATTGAATTTTTATTGTTTTATTTAACCGCTAAGGACGCAAAGTTTACGCAAAGATTGCAAAGAATAATTCAAATCGCCTTATCTGTTATAATTTATCAACAACCCATTTAATCCCATTTTTTAGTAAAGAATATTAAAGTTTTTGTGCACTCTGCGCGGTTAATAACTAAACCACTATGTCCCCAAAATCAATATCCTTATCAATTAACCGATACTCATCCAATAACCTTGAATTGTATAAGTTGTAAATCTCATTATCGGCCTTACCTCTCCATCGGTAATAATCAAAAACTCGCTGTTTATGAAATGCAGGTTCAATATTAACGAATATTTTCAAATGCGACAATTCCCTGATCTCCGCCATGGAAAGTGCAACAACGCCATCAATTATAATTACATCGCAACCAGTAGGATCATAAGCAATGCTCTCTTTTTCAATTAATGGATTGAAAGAGTAGCCAGGTGCAGAAACTCTTTTCCCCTCTATGATTTTAATTAAATCTTTAGTGAGTAATGGTAGCTGAAATCTATCGAAAACATTCTTTGCATTTAGCCTATC is a window from the Bacteroidales bacterium genome containing:
- a CDS encoding GHMP kinase yields the protein MIITRTPFRISFVGGGSDLRDFYSKSQGAVLSTSINKYMYISSHKYFEEDKIRAKYSQTETVQNIEDLKHEIIREALRMANIRGGVEVSSIADIPAGTGMGSSSAFTVGLLHNLNAIKRQYSSKEMLAEEACRMEIDILKEPIGKQDQYAAAFGGLNIFRFNANETVTVEPLYLKQDVYNQLEENLVLFYIGNERKASEILVEQKNNIGNAEKFAVLKDMVALVDVLKDVLYKGTLDEFGLLLNQNWLLKQRLASKISNNHIEDLYQLGLKNGAIGGKLLGAGGGGFILFYCPKELQQKLISAMPARHFDFKFDNEGTKLIYFGDEWA
- a CDS encoding SIS domain-containing protein; its protein translation is MSGHNHYKGYFNQVSDTLTKINISELEAVVQSITDCYNRGGMIYIFGNGGSSATASHVAGDYLKGITFGMEKRLRIICLSDNIPGLMAIANDISYDDIFVEQLKNFIKSGDLVIGISGSGNSENVLKALNLAKEKKVETIAFVGFSGGKAKVIADVCVHIPVNDMEMTEDLHLLCFHAIKQNLIQKINTSHTSVGSKYDERMKEC